One region of Mucilaginibacter sp. 14171R-50 genomic DNA includes:
- a CDS encoding DUF58 domain-containing protein produces MPTLSNDQHIRQLANLELLARQVVEGFITGLHQSPFHGFSVEFAEHRLYNNGESVKNIDWKLLARTDKLFVKQFEEETNLRCYLLLDTSSSMNFPENGTSKLQFSIYAIASLMYLFKKQRDAFGLCLFSDKVDWMSPARSTSKHLFHLYTELEKVYDIPRENTTTSIARVLHHVAAGIHQRSMVIIFSDMLENSLDAEKTRQLFAAIQHLKFKKHEVIIFNVTSRKKELEFDFDNRPHHFVDIETGAEVRVHPNKIRESYQSALREYRHQLELKCAQYHIQLVDADIDQGYNGILKEYLIKRNNMI; encoded by the coding sequence ATGCCCACACTTAGTAACGACCAGCATATACGGCAACTGGCCAATTTAGAGTTGCTTGCCCGGCAGGTGGTTGAGGGCTTTATAACCGGCCTGCACCAAAGTCCGTTTCATGGGTTTTCGGTCGAGTTTGCCGAGCACAGGTTGTATAATAATGGCGAATCGGTAAAAAATATCGATTGGAAACTGCTGGCCCGCACTGATAAACTTTTTGTAAAGCAGTTTGAAGAAGAAACCAACCTGCGTTGCTATTTACTGCTGGATACCTCGTCGAGCATGAACTTTCCGGAAAATGGTACAAGCAAGCTGCAATTCTCCATCTACGCCATAGCGTCGTTGATGTACTTGTTTAAAAAACAGCGCGATGCCTTCGGGCTGTGCTTGTTTTCGGACAAGGTAGATTGGATGAGCCCGGCCCGGTCAACCTCAAAGCACCTGTTTCACCTGTATACAGAGCTTGAAAAGGTATATGATATCCCCCGGGAAAATACCACTACCAGCATTGCCCGGGTGTTGCATCACGTAGCCGCCGGGATACATCAGCGATCAATGGTTATTATTTTTAGCGATATGCTGGAGAATAGTCTTGACGCCGAAAAAACACGACAGCTTTTTGCCGCCATACAGCATTTAAAATTTAAAAAGCACGAGGTGATCATTTTTAATGTAACCAGCCGTAAAAAAGAGCTCGAGTTCGACTTTGATAACCGCCCGCATCATTTTGTTGATATAGAAACCGGGGCTGAAGTACGCGTACATCCCAATAAAATCAGAGAGAGCTATCAATCGGCCCTGAGAGAGTACCGGCACCAGCTTGAATTGAAGTGCGCCCAGTACCACATACAACTGGTAGATGCCGATATTGACCAAGGTTACAACGGTATTTTAAAAGAATACCTCATTAAACGTAACAACATGATCTGA
- a CDS encoding DUF2490 domain-containing protein yields MKKTLILLLLIGLAIPGKLFAQQNRFSGWAALFHTQKFSDKWGMSFDAQFRSANHYDYLQNVLLRPSVNYYFDNNKMAALGYAYISANNHLPTGAKTFRPESRIWQQLIINTKISKAATLQHRLRLEQRFLGNTTNKTDHYFAQRVRYFARAVIPLKKAETFTKGPFVGLQNEVMVNVQNNHKVNNHFFDQNRAYAAVGYRVHKKADVEVGYLNQFVQQTAGSYFNHVLQAAIYTRF; encoded by the coding sequence ATGAAAAAAACACTGATACTACTATTACTTATCGGCTTGGCCATCCCTGGTAAATTATTCGCGCAGCAAAACCGTTTTTCAGGCTGGGCGGCATTATTTCACACACAAAAGTTTTCAGATAAATGGGGCATGTCGTTTGACGCTCAGTTCCGCTCGGCGAACCATTACGATTATTTGCAAAACGTATTACTTCGCCCTTCGGTGAACTACTATTTCGACAATAATAAAATGGCTGCTTTGGGTTATGCTTATATCTCAGCCAACAACCATTTGCCAACCGGGGCAAAAACATTCCGGCCCGAGAGCCGTATCTGGCAACAGCTTATCATTAATACAAAAATAAGCAAGGCCGCTACGCTACAGCACCGTTTACGGTTAGAACAGCGTTTTTTGGGTAACACCACCAATAAAACCGACCACTACTTTGCCCAGCGTGTGCGCTACTTTGCAAGGGCCGTAATCCCGCTAAAAAAAGCCGAGACCTTTACCAAGGGCCCGTTTGTAGGCCTGCAAAACGAGGTTATGGTTAATGTGCAAAACAACCATAAGGTAAATAATCATTTTTTTGATCAGAACCGCGCATATGCAGCTGTTGGATACCGGGTGCATAAAAAGGCCGATGTAGAGGTAGGTTACCTTAACCAGTTTGTACAGCAAACGGCCGGTAGCTACTTTAACCATGTTTTACAAGCGGCCATATACACCCGGTTTTAA